One genomic region from Bacillus sp. 2205SS5-2 encodes:
- a CDS encoding chemotaxis protein CheW has protein sequence MSDTQKVVVFQSGTEEYALPIENVISIEKLAKINPIPHLPNYVSGIVDIRNELVPVLDFEQILYGAASDLTDARMIVIQSELLSFAVIVKEAKEILDVPNEAIKQVGLLAYSKTKYFTGVVHWEQRLITYVSPGILVKSLDGIKEIEAYLIESVEG, from the coding sequence ATGAGCGATACTCAAAAGGTCGTTGTTTTTCAATCAGGAACGGAAGAATATGCGCTTCCTATTGAAAATGTTATATCCATTGAAAAACTAGCAAAGATTAATCCCATCCCACACTTACCCAATTATGTGAGCGGCATTGTCGATATAAGGAATGAATTGGTTCCCGTTTTGGATTTTGAGCAAATTTTATATGGAGCTGCTTCTGACTTAACGGACGCACGCATGATTGTCATTCAATCGGAGCTTCTCTCTTTTGCTGTCATCGTAAAGGAAGCGAAAGAAATTCTAGATGTCCCAAATGAAGCGATCAAGCAAGTGGGTCTTTTAGCATACTCAAAAACGAAGTATTTTACAGGTGTTGTGCACTGGGAACAAAGACTTATTACATACGTTAGCCCAGGGATACTAGTGAAGAGCCTAGATGGAATCAAAGAAATTGAAGCGTATCTGATTGAATCAGTTGAGGGATAA